Proteins from one Malaya genurostris strain Urasoe2022 chromosome 2, Malgen_1.1, whole genome shotgun sequence genomic window:
- the LOC131432185 gene encoding protein spaetzle 4 isoform X1, with product MSRRNRMELGIIHPLIFITIVPVITASGYGYDSASSCDTNASRKSRSAHLLQTIPCDLRIQAYCNLPGAAYPWHAVRRFVHENQGLMRRMYGDVRHISILKSEMDKNEIDADDIHHTVERYSRKNIFKKMKHVHSSHYEFGRDKGNDVLTEPHFRPLQKNQKTTTTTSSTTTILSFTTSSPNTTITSKLPFLSSTPKETTMAPNDDVTTRNMSDSFDQYTNKEKIDIEKLSTIANLETNNGAVLNGDLLLNKSDTLVITENTNQTKPHILETNATNNINTNKDIGIVKLPNSSKNTSNDNATSERGNVTATKIETLNSAKVSSKNPEGQLFQEAAQKEIPTSNIKGVNACPVKEEVVAPFWANNTRGEVLALLNLYPFEQYVHWEKCAFELKQMYCREGCRCEQQYRLHRLLAYDPHNECRGIFSDWFRFPSCCICKCYDLPFDYRVTSRSPRTIVKNSIKYIEDEIQNAIYDHATDEWYRPKDIDYD from the exons gGAATCATTCATCCCCTTATTTTTATAACGATCGTTCCGGTTATTACAGCAAGCGGATATGGATACGACTCTGCCTCATCATGCGATACGAATGCATCAAGGAAAAGCCGGTCAGCACATCTCCTTCAGACTATTCCGTGTGATTTGAGAATTCAGGCATACTGTAATTTACCCGGAGCTGCATATCCTTGGCACGCTGTTCGACGTTTTGTTCATGAGAATCAAGGATTGATGCGGCGCATGTACGGAGATGTACGCCATATATCCATTTTGAAGTCCGAAATGGATAAGAATGAAATTGATGCAGATGACATACATCATACTGTTGAACGATATTCTCGGAAAAATATATTTAAGAAAATGAAACATGTACATTCTTCTCACTATGAATTTGGACGGGATAAGGGGAATGATGTGTTAACAGAACCACATTTCAGGCCATtacaaaaaaatcagaaaaccacAACGACTACATCATCAACTACTACTATTTTGTCGTTTACAACTAGTAGCCCGAATACCACTATCACAAGTAAACTGCCATTTCTCAGCTCTACACCTAAAGAAACTACAATGGCTCCTAATGACGACGTTACTACACGAAATATGAGTGATAGTTTTGATCAGTAtacaaacaaagagaaaatcGATATAGAAAAACTTTCTACTATTGCCAATTTAGAAACAAACAACGGAGCTGTCCTAAACGGGGATTTATTACTCAACAAAAGTGATACGCTAGTTATTACCGAAAATACGAATCAGACGAAACCACACATTCTAGAAACAAATGCCACGAATAATATAAATACGAATAAAGATATCGGCATTGTGAAATTGCCAAATAGTTCAAAAAATACAAGCAATGACAATGCAACATCTGAAAGAGGCAATGTAACAGCAactaaaatcgaaaccctgaattCAGCAAAAGTCTCTTCGAAAAATCCGGAAGGGCAACTTTTTCAAGAAGCTGCTCAAAAAGAGATTCCAACATCGAATATAAAAGGAGT AAACGCATGTCCTGTGAAAGAAGAAGTTGTAGCCCCATTCTGGGCAAACAATACCAGAGGCGAAGTGCTAGCTTTGCTGAATCTATATCCATTTGAGCAATATGTACACTGGGAAAAGTGCGCTTTCGAACTGAAACAAATGTACTGTCGGGAAGGATGTCGCTGTGAGCAACAGTATAGACTACATCGATTGTTGGCTTATGATCCGCACAATGAATGCAGAGGTATTTTTTCGGACTGGTTTAGGTTCCCTTCGTGCTGTATTTGTAAATGCTATGATCTGCCGTTTGATTATCGAGTGACATCCAGAAGCCCTAGAACGATTGTGAAAAATTCTATCAAATACATTGAAGATGAAATACAAAATGCAATCTATGATCATGCAACCGATGAGTGGTATCGACCAAAAGATATTGATTATGATTAA
- the LOC131432185 gene encoding protein spaetzle 4 isoform X2, with protein sequence MRRMYGDVRHISILKSEMDKNEIDADDIHHTVERYSRKNIFKKMKHVHSSHYEFGRDKGNDVLTEPHFRPLQKNQKTTTTTSSTTTILSFTTSSPNTTITSKLPFLSSTPKETTMAPNDDVTTRNMSDSFDQYTNKEKIDIEKLSTIANLETNNGAVLNGDLLLNKSDTLVITENTNQTKPHILETNATNNINTNKDIGIVKLPNSSKNTSNDNATSERGNVTATKIETLNSAKVSSKNPEGQLFQEAAQKEIPTSNIKGVNACPVKEEVVAPFWANNTRGEVLALLNLYPFEQYVHWEKCAFELKQMYCREGCRCEQQYRLHRLLAYDPHNECRGIFSDWFRFPSCCICKCYDLPFDYRVTSRSPRTIVKNSIKYIEDEIQNAIYDHATDEWYRPKDIDYD encoded by the exons ATGCGGCGCATGTACGGAGATGTACGCCATATATCCATTTTGAAGTCCGAAATGGATAAGAATGAAATTGATGCAGATGACATACATCATACTGTTGAACGATATTCTCGGAAAAATATATTTAAGAAAATGAAACATGTACATTCTTCTCACTATGAATTTGGACGGGATAAGGGGAATGATGTGTTAACAGAACCACATTTCAGGCCATtacaaaaaaatcagaaaaccacAACGACTACATCATCAACTACTACTATTTTGTCGTTTACAACTAGTAGCCCGAATACCACTATCACAAGTAAACTGCCATTTCTCAGCTCTACACCTAAAGAAACTACAATGGCTCCTAATGACGACGTTACTACACGAAATATGAGTGATAGTTTTGATCAGTAtacaaacaaagagaaaatcGATATAGAAAAACTTTCTACTATTGCCAATTTAGAAACAAACAACGGAGCTGTCCTAAACGGGGATTTATTACTCAACAAAAGTGATACGCTAGTTATTACCGAAAATACGAATCAGACGAAACCACACATTCTAGAAACAAATGCCACGAATAATATAAATACGAATAAAGATATCGGCATTGTGAAATTGCCAAATAGTTCAAAAAATACAAGCAATGACAATGCAACATCTGAAAGAGGCAATGTAACAGCAactaaaatcgaaaccctgaattCAGCAAAAGTCTCTTCGAAAAATCCGGAAGGGCAACTTTTTCAAGAAGCTGCTCAAAAAGAGATTCCAACATCGAATATAAAAGGAGT AAACGCATGTCCTGTGAAAGAAGAAGTTGTAGCCCCATTCTGGGCAAACAATACCAGAGGCGAAGTGCTAGCTTTGCTGAATCTATATCCATTTGAGCAATATGTACACTGGGAAAAGTGCGCTTTCGAACTGAAACAAATGTACTGTCGGGAAGGATGTCGCTGTGAGCAACAGTATAGACTACATCGATTGTTGGCTTATGATCCGCACAATGAATGCAGAGGTATTTTTTCGGACTGGTTTAGGTTCCCTTCGTGCTGTATTTGTAAATGCTATGATCTGCCGTTTGATTATCGAGTGACATCCAGAAGCCCTAGAACGATTGTGAAAAATTCTATCAAATACATTGAAGATGAAATACAAAATGCAATCTATGATCATGCAACCGATGAGTGGTATCGACCAAAAGATATTGATTATGATTAA
- the LOC131432187 gene encoding acidic leucine-rich nuclear phosphoprotein 32 family member A-like: MSSENKKSEVEVENVAASDEKAETKELKGVKRPTEEKPSESKKVKKDENGAGDDEEDVDDEGEEVEGEDEEYDLPYGEEEDIEAEDEEEEEGDEVDGEEEDEDA; encoded by the exons atgaGTTCGGAAAACAAAAAGAGTGAAGTTGAAGTGGAGAATGTAGCCGCCTCTGATGAAAAAGCAGAGACCAAGGAATTAAAAGGAGTCAAACGGCCTACCGAA GAAAAACCATCAGAATCGAAAAAAGTAAAGAAAGACGAAAATGGAGCGGGTGATGATGAAGAAGACGTAGATGATGAGGGTGAAGAAGTAGAGGGTGAGGATGAAGAATACGACCTTCCCTATGGCGAAGAAGAGGATATAGAAGCTGAAG ATGAAGAGGAAGAAGAAGGTGATGAGGTCGACGGCGAAGAAGAGGATGAGGATGCGTAA